In Candidatus Kaistella beijingensis, a genomic segment contains:
- a CDS encoding valine--tRNA ligase yields the protein MQISDKYNPQETEQKWYSYWLENNYFHSEPNEKPPYTIVIPPPNVTGILHMGHMLNNTIQDVLVRRARMQGFNACWVPGTDHASIATEAKVVAKLKEEGINKSDITREEFLKHAWEWTDKYGGTILEQLKKLGASCDWGRTRFTMEPKLSQQVIKSFVDLYNKGLIYRGYRMVNWDPEAKTNISDEEVIFKEQNGKLYFLKYKIEGSEDFLSVATTRPETIFGDTAVCINPNDERYAHLKGKKVTVPIANRVIPIIEDDYVDIEFGTGALKITPAHDTNDYEIGQRHHLQMIDSLDDDANLNEHGLHYNGKNRFEVRKLIAKELEEKGLLLKAEDYVNKVGTSERTGAVIEPKVSVQWFLKMSEIAKPALDVVMNDEVKFHPEKFKNTYKHWMENIRDWNISRQLWWGQQIPAYYYGDGENDFVVAETIEEALELAKQKTSDFGLQTSDLKQDEDALDTWFSSWLWPISVFDGMLDSENKDINYYYPTSDLVTGPDIIFFWVARMIMAGLEYRKEVPFKNVYFTGIVRDKQRRKMSKSLGNSPDPIELIKKYGADGVRVGILLSSAAGNDLLFDEDLMLQGRNFATKIWNAYKLIQGWKKDENIKANSSDNQAIEWFGNQMDKAIVEIADQFEKFRISDALHLVYKLIWDDFCSWYLEAIKPNFGEPISKEVYDKTISYFEELMKLLHPFMPFLSEELWQNISERTPENALVISQQRKAETFNNDIILAFETSKELISGVRNYRQSKGISPRENVEIFTNAANFSNEELVKKLANISDINFGQKTDKPSFTFLVGATEVSIPLSENIDLAEEKEKTEKELEHLKGFLNSVEKKLSNEKFMAGAPQNVVDVELKKKRDAMEKISLLEEKLRTL from the coding sequence ATGCAGATTTCAGACAAATATAATCCACAGGAAACTGAGCAGAAATGGTACAGTTACTGGCTCGAAAATAATTATTTCCACTCCGAACCCAACGAAAAACCACCTTATACGATTGTAATTCCGCCACCAAACGTGACGGGAATTCTTCACATGGGACACATGTTGAACAACACGATTCAGGATGTTTTGGTTCGTAGAGCCAGAATGCAGGGTTTCAACGCTTGTTGGGTTCCGGGAACCGATCACGCTTCCATTGCGACGGAAGCAAAAGTGGTGGCAAAACTGAAAGAGGAAGGAATCAACAAATCCGACATTACTCGAGAAGAATTCCTGAAGCATGCTTGGGAATGGACCGATAAATACGGGGGAACCATTTTGGAACAGCTGAAAAAACTTGGCGCATCTTGCGATTGGGGAAGAACCCGTTTTACAATGGAGCCCAAACTTTCACAGCAAGTGATCAAATCTTTTGTCGATTTGTATAATAAAGGATTGATTTACAGAGGTTACCGAATGGTCAATTGGGATCCGGAAGCTAAAACCAACATTTCCGATGAAGAGGTTATTTTTAAAGAACAAAACGGAAAACTGTACTTTTTAAAATATAAAATCGAAGGGTCTGAAGATTTCCTTTCCGTTGCAACAACCCGTCCTGAAACGATTTTCGGGGACACGGCAGTTTGTATCAATCCAAATGACGAAAGATATGCTCATTTAAAGGGTAAAAAAGTTACCGTTCCTATCGCGAATCGTGTCATTCCAATTATCGAGGATGATTATGTGGATATTGAATTTGGAACGGGAGCGTTGAAAATTACACCTGCTCACGACACCAACGATTACGAAATCGGGCAGCGTCACCATCTGCAAATGATTGATTCCCTTGATGATGACGCGAATTTAAATGAACACGGACTTCATTATAACGGAAAAAATCGTTTCGAGGTAAGAAAATTAATTGCCAAAGAATTAGAGGAAAAAGGTCTGCTCTTAAAAGCTGAAGATTATGTCAATAAAGTAGGAACTTCAGAAAGAACAGGAGCGGTAATTGAACCGAAAGTTTCCGTTCAGTGGTTCTTGAAAATGTCGGAAATCGCTAAACCTGCATTGGATGTGGTGATGAATGATGAGGTGAAATTTCACCCCGAAAAGTTCAAAAACACTTATAAACATTGGATGGAAAACATCCGTGATTGGAATATTTCTCGTCAACTTTGGTGGGGGCAGCAAATTCCTGCTTATTATTATGGAGATGGCGAAAATGATTTCGTAGTCGCCGAAACGATTGAAGAAGCTTTAGAATTGGCGAAGCAAAAGACTTCGGATTTCGGACTTCAAACTTCGGACTTAAAGCAAGATGAAGACGCACTCGACACATGGTTTTCTTCTTGGTTATGGCCGATTTCGGTTTTCGACGGAATGCTCGATTCTGAAAACAAGGACATCAATTACTATTATCCGACTTCAGATTTGGTGACTGGTCCCGATATTATTTTCTTTTGGGTAGCGAGAATGATTATGGCAGGTTTGGAATACAGAAAAGAAGTTCCTTTCAAAAATGTTTATTTCACGGGAATTGTTCGGGATAAACAAAGAAGAAAGATGTCGAAATCACTCGGAAATTCACCCGATCCAATTGAATTGATTAAAAAATACGGCGCAGACGGAGTTCGTGTAGGTATTTTGTTGAGTTCCGCTGCAGGAAACGATTTGCTTTTCGACGAAGATTTGATGTTGCAGGGAAGAAATTTTGCCACCAAAATCTGGAACGCCTACAAATTAATTCAAGGTTGGAAAAAAGACGAAAATATAAAAGCAAACAGTTCAGACAATCAAGCGATAGAATGGTTCGGAAATCAGATGGATAAAGCCATTGTCGAAATTGCCGACCAATTTGAGAAATTCAGAATTTCAGATGCTTTGCATTTGGTGTATAAACTCATTTGGGACGATTTCTGTTCATGGTATTTGGAGGCCATTAAGCCAAATTTCGGTGAGCCGATTTCTAAAGAAGTTTATGATAAAACAATTTCCTATTTCGAGGAATTAATGAAATTGCTACATCCTTTCATGCCGTTTTTATCGGAAGAATTGTGGCAAAATATCTCGGAAAGAACACCAGAAAATGCTTTGGTCATTTCACAACAAAGAAAAGCAGAAACTTTTAACAATGATATTATTTTAGCTTTCGAAACCTCAAAAGAACTGATTTCAGGGGTGCGAAATTACCGTCAGTCAAAAGGAATTTCGCCAAGAGAAAATGTGGAAATTTTTACCAATGCTGCAAATTTCAGCAATGAGGAATTAGTGAAAAAATTAGCCAATATTTCTGACATTAATTTCGGACAAAAAACCGATAAACCAAGTTTCACCTTTTTGGTTGGAGCCACAGAAGTTTCCATTCCTTTAAGTGAAAATATCGATTTAGCGGAAGAAAAAGAAAAAACGGAAAAAGAACTCGAACATTTAAAAGGATTTCTAAACTCCGTTGAAAAGAAACTTTCCAACGAAAAATTCATGGCAGGAGCTCCACAAAATGTAGTCGATGTAGAATTGAAAAAAAAACGCGACGCGATGGAAAAGATTTCGCTGCTTGAAGAAAAATTGAGAACGCTGTAA
- a CDS encoding GIY-YIG nuclease family protein, translated as METYYVYILRCSDNSYYTGVTSDIENRLFQHQSGSFPESYTHNRRPVELVFYCEFNNINEAISFEKQVKGWSRKKKEAIINNNWHLLPSLSICQNESHHKNFEKDKIEKGFDSAQPDKSTNS; from the coding sequence ATGGAAACTTATTATGTTTACATATTGAGATGTTCAGATAACTCATATTATACCGGAGTTACAAGTGATATCGAAAATAGGCTGTTTCAACATCAATCTGGAAGTTTTCCCGAGAGTTATACTCACAATAGAAGACCTGTAGAATTGGTTTTTTATTGTGAATTTAATAATATCAATGAAGCGATTTCTTTTGAAAAACAAGTAAAAGGATGGAGTAGAAAGAAGAAGGAAGCTATTATTAATAATAATTGGCATTTGCTGCCTTCTCTTTCAATTTGTCAAAACGAAAGTCATCATAAAAATTTTGAAAAAGATAAAATTGAAAAAGGCTTCGACTCCGCTCAGCCTGACAAATCTACAAATTCATAA
- a CDS encoding DUF4241 domain-containing protein, with the protein MNHINNIAKLFSKNFIESPLLETFEAGKINLPTGKLVACDPLITSEMNAFKVNFPMGEFPVFVHKERESNCIAYVEIIFGSDEISEWNMATTEGQNIDELKGEEIFGYPVQSGMGCFMDVETQDCLNHLEKKLFHRKGADFMGIYEEFFHQHFFDENGAIDQYAFLKPDEEKNGNIFAFETGYGEGFYASYIGFGKDNQPIKIITEFIEIQVDES; encoded by the coding sequence ATGAACCACATTAATAATATTGCAAAATTATTCTCAAAAAACTTCATCGAATCACCACTTTTAGAAACCTTTGAAGCCGGGAAAATCAATCTTCCCACCGGAAAACTAGTTGCTTGTGATCCGCTGATTACAAGCGAAATGAATGCATTCAAAGTAAATTTTCCAATGGGTGAATTTCCTGTTTTTGTACATAAAGAAAGGGAGTCAAATTGTATTGCTTACGTTGAAATTATTTTCGGAAGCGACGAAATTTCCGAGTGGAATATGGCGACCACAGAAGGTCAAAATATCGATGAGTTGAAAGGAGAAGAAATCTTCGGCTATCCCGTACAAAGCGGGATGGGCTGTTTCATGGACGTGGAAACACAAGATTGTTTGAACCATTTAGAAAAGAAATTATTTCACAGGAAGGGTGCGGATTTCATGGGGATTTATGAGGAGTTTTTCCATCAGCATTTTTTTGACGAAAACGGAGCAATTGACCAATATGCATTTTTAAAACCCGATGAAGAGAAAAACGGAAATATTTTTGCGTTCGAAACAGGTTATGGTGAAGGGTTTTATGCAAGTTATATCGGTTTCGGAAAAGATAATCAACCCATAAAAATTATCACCGAGTTTATCGAAATTCAAGTTGATGAAAGTTAA
- a CDS encoding ribokinase, translated as MKISSEQPKIIVVGSSSIDLVLNTEHHPLPNETVMAQKSESFFGGKGANQAVGTSRLGASVYFIGCVGMDPLGQQILRNLVDEGVNVGYVVETEDAATGTAYVTAAHGKNSIVVVPASNYCLQPKHVEVAEKFFSTTDLVLLQLEIPMDVVEYTVKLAKRHEKKIGIYAAPAKKLSQQIIESVDFIVSKSNELSIVFGDEPREEILRKYPNKLFVRDDSNSTTYFNGSEMKYYRNDHDSVLHKMGMGDAFTSGFAVAFCHGNSIDECVKFGNDVSLKVAKNRGSQRGLPYLKDFIES; from the coding sequence ATGAAAATCTCTTCAGAGCAACCGAAGATCATAGTTGTAGGCAGTTCCTCCATAGATTTGGTACTCAATACTGAACATCATCCGCTCCCGAATGAAACCGTAATGGCTCAAAAATCCGAGAGTTTCTTCGGCGGCAAAGGTGCGAATCAAGCGGTGGGAACTTCGCGACTTGGAGCAAGTGTTTATTTTATCGGCTGCGTCGGAATGGATCCGCTCGGTCAACAAATTTTGCGGAATTTGGTGGATGAAGGCGTAAATGTTGGTTATGTTGTTGAAACGGAAGATGCTGCAACCGGAACAGCGTATGTAACTGCTGCACACGGAAAAAACAGTATCGTTGTAGTTCCCGCTTCCAATTATTGCTTACAACCAAAACACGTTGAAGTTGCTGAAAAGTTTTTCTCAACTACAGATTTAGTTTTACTGCAACTTGAGATTCCGATGGATGTGGTTGAATATACCGTGAAACTTGCAAAACGACACGAAAAGAAAATCGGAATTTATGCGGCTCCTGCAAAAAAATTATCACAGCAAATTATAGAAAGCGTAGATTTCATTGTTTCTAAAAGCAACGAACTTTCCATTGTATTTGGTGATGAGCCAAGGGAAGAAATTTTGCGAAAATATCCCAACAAACTTTTTGTGCGGGATGATTCCAACTCAACGACTTATTTCAACGGTTCGGAAATGAAGTATTACCGAAACGACCACGATTCTGTGCTGCATAAAATGGGAATGGGAGATGCGTTCACTTCGGGTTTTGCAGTCGCGTTTTGTCACGGAAACTCCATTGATGAATGTGTGAAATTTGGAAATGATGTCTCTTTAAAAGTTGCCAAAAACAGAGGTTCACAAAGAGGTTTGCCTTATCTGAAAGATTTTATTGAGAGTTAA
- a CDS encoding alpha/beta hydrolase family protein: MKELTLKTSDNFPLSVKLFEPEISNGKVLLINSATGVKQQVYFSFAKYLAENGYTVLTYDYRGINESKPQNLKGFNASMRIWGTKGYKTLTNFIKQNYQNYRKFCLGHSVGALILGMNEDSIIFEKFIFVGTQDAYIGNLPWKVAVTAFFGFGVALPATTKLLGYFPAHFFGLGESLPKGVAYDWRTLILNKKSTSRLFEKIENDYSKTLTQEAFIIHAEDDPWVTKKGMESLMNKGYPNLKKTYREVKVSESPKREIGHINFFRSFNKILWNIVLDEL, translated from the coding sequence ATGAAAGAACTAACGCTAAAAACTTCAGACAACTTTCCACTTTCTGTAAAGCTTTTTGAGCCTGAAATTTCCAATGGAAAAGTGTTGCTCATCAATTCAGCAACGGGAGTTAAACAACAGGTTTATTTTTCGTTTGCCAAATATCTGGCGGAAAACGGCTATACCGTACTCACTTACGATTATCGAGGAATCAACGAATCAAAACCTCAAAATCTAAAAGGCTTCAATGCTTCTATGAGAATTTGGGGAACCAAAGGTTATAAAACGCTTACCAATTTCATTAAACAAAATTATCAAAATTATAGGAAGTTCTGTCTCGGTCATTCTGTCGGTGCCTTAATTTTGGGGATGAATGAAGATTCTATCATATTCGAAAAATTCATCTTTGTCGGTACTCAAGATGCCTACATCGGAAATCTCCCCTGGAAAGTCGCGGTTACCGCTTTTTTTGGTTTTGGAGTTGCGCTTCCGGCTACCACGAAATTGCTTGGTTATTTTCCGGCACATTTTTTCGGATTGGGCGAATCTTTGCCGAAAGGAGTCGCTTACGATTGGCGAACTTTGATTCTCAATAAAAAGTCAACCAGCCGACTTTTTGAAAAAATTGAGAACGATTACTCGAAAACTTTAACCCAGGAAGCATTTATTATTCACGCCGAAGACGATCCTTGGGTAACCAAAAAAGGTATGGAAAGTTTGATGAACAAAGGCTATCCTAATTTGAAGAAAACCTATCGTGAAGTAAAAGTTTCAGAGTCACCAAAAAGGGAAATCGGTCATATCAATTTTTTCAGAAGTTTTAATAAAATTTTGTGGAATATTGTTTTGGATGAACTTTAA
- a CDS encoding cob(I)yrinic acid a,c-diamide adenosyltransferase, translating into MKIYTKTGDKGTTALYGGKRVSKASARVESYGNIDELNSFIGLAKSEITDEKVLNQLKKIQFDLFTLGSESATPTDKLTLANGKSRLTLMISETEIEELENWMDEYETQLEPLQYFILPGGGKSATALHVCRTVCRRAERSLVFLNESEEVRPELIKYLNRLSDYLFVLARYVSKLNKEKEEYWNPNDR; encoded by the coding sequence ATGAAAATATACACCAAAACGGGCGATAAGGGAACCACCGCACTTTACGGCGGAAAAAGAGTTTCCAAAGCATCTGCAAGAGTTGAATCATACGGAAATATTGATGAGCTGAACTCTTTTATCGGATTGGCTAAAAGCGAAATCACCGATGAAAAGGTTTTGAATCAGCTCAAAAAAATTCAGTTTGATTTATTTACACTTGGTTCTGAATCGGCTACACCAACCGACAAACTCACTTTAGCAAACGGAAAATCACGGTTAACATTAATGATTTCCGAAACTGAAATCGAAGAATTGGAAAATTGGATGGATGAATATGAAACTCAATTAGAGCCTTTGCAATATTTCATTCTTCCCGGTGGCGGAAAATCTGCAACGGCTCTTCATGTGTGCAGAACCGTTTGCAGAAGAGCAGAACGCAGTTTGGTTTTCCTTAATGAAAGCGAAGAAGTTCGTCCAGAACTGATCAAATATCTGAACCGACTTTCTGATTATCTGTTTGTTTTGGCGAGATATGTTTCAAAATTAAACAAAGAAAAAGAAGAATATTGGAATCCCAATGACAGGTAG
- a CDS encoding thiamine diphosphokinase, producing the protein MDNKKAILFINGLPPKNLPETDGYDLIACSDGAFHYLKQKNFPVEKLDFISGDFDSHTGNDEKVYQEKFIYTPDQNKTDFEKSLEIIQQKGCRKVDVYGGSGGEMDHFLGNLTVAFRFKNDLELTFFDEYSTYFFSPKSLVLEKVKGKMISLYPFPKCKNVATKGLNWALNKEDLDVTSRIGTRNFAVAEKVSIEFEKGDLVVFVGR; encoded by the coding sequence GTGGACAATAAAAAAGCAATATTATTCATCAACGGACTACCTCCAAAAAACCTACCCGAAACAGATGGCTATGATTTAATCGCCTGTTCCGACGGAGCTTTTCACTATTTGAAACAGAAAAATTTCCCAGTTGAAAAACTTGATTTCATTTCCGGAGACTTTGATTCGCATACCGGAAATGATGAAAAAGTGTATCAGGAAAAATTCATTTACACACCCGACCAAAACAAAACCGATTTTGAAAAATCTTTAGAAATCATTCAACAAAAAGGTTGTAGAAAAGTGGATGTTTACGGCGGAAGTGGCGGAGAAATGGATCACTTTCTCGGAAATTTAACCGTTGCTTTTCGCTTCAAAAATGATTTAGAACTCACTTTTTTCGATGAGTATTCCACCTATTTCTTTTCACCGAAATCTTTAGTTTTAGAAAAGGTAAAAGGAAAAATGATTTCGCTTTACCCTTTTCCAAAATGTAAAAACGTTGCTACAAAAGGTTTGAATTGGGCCTTAAACAAAGAAGATTTGGACGTCACTTCAAGAATCGGAACAAGAAATTTCGCTGTTGCAGAAAAGGTTTCGATTGAATTTGAAAAGGGTGATTTGGTGGTTTTTGTGGGAAGGTAA
- a CDS encoding type III PLP-dependent enzyme domain-containing protein: MKIKYSELIDQTLYFPTEEFSVAENQLQFHGIPLMDVVEQFGTPLKFNYLPKISMNIQRAKAWFKEAFEINDYKKSYRYCYCTKSSHFAFVLEEALKNDISIETSSAYDMDIVKSLYDKGKFDKNVEVICNGFKTDDYLQKISDLINNGFENITPILDNYRELDKLTESIDVNFNIGIRIASEEEPKFEFYTSRLGIGYKDIIPYYSQKIAEHPNARLKMLHFFINTGIKDTAYYWNELYKCLRVYARLKKIAPEVDSLNIGGGFPIKTSLNFDYDYQYMVNEIVSQIKKFCEEEGVEEPNIYTEFGSFTVGESGGHLYKIISQKRQNDREKWNMIDSSFMTTLPDTWAISRHFIMLPLNRWDDTYERVFLGGLTCDSDDYYNSEQHTNAIYLPVFSDTKPLYIGFFHTGAYQETIGGYGGVHHCLMPQPKHILIDKDEDGNFVYTLFREEQKPEEVLKLLGY, from the coding sequence ATGAAAATTAAATATTCAGAACTTATTGACCAAACCCTTTATTTTCCGACCGAAGAATTTAGTGTGGCGGAAAATCAACTTCAATTTCATGGAATTCCTTTGATGGACGTTGTCGAACAGTTTGGGACACCGCTGAAATTTAATTATCTGCCGAAGATTTCAATGAACATTCAACGAGCGAAAGCTTGGTTTAAAGAAGCTTTTGAAATCAATGATTACAAGAAGAGTTACCGTTATTGCTACTGCACCAAGTCCAGCCATTTTGCCTTCGTTTTGGAAGAAGCCTTGAAAAACGACATTTCGATTGAAACTTCTTCTGCATACGACATGGATATTGTGAAATCGCTTTATGACAAAGGAAAATTCGATAAAAACGTTGAAGTAATCTGTAACGGTTTTAAAACCGATGATTATCTTCAGAAAATTTCAGATTTAATCAACAACGGTTTTGAAAATATCACCCCAATTCTCGATAACTACCGTGAACTGGACAAACTTACGGAAAGCATTGACGTGAATTTCAACATCGGTATCAGAATCGCCTCAGAAGAAGAACCGAAGTTTGAATTTTATACTTCCCGTTTAGGAATTGGTTACAAAGACATCATTCCTTATTACAGCCAAAAAATTGCGGAACATCCGAATGCACGTTTGAAAATGCTGCACTTTTTCATCAATACCGGAATTAAGGATACGGCGTATTATTGGAACGAACTTTACAAATGTCTCCGAGTTTATGCACGTTTGAAAAAAATTGCGCCGGAAGTTGATTCCCTCAATATTGGTGGCGGTTTCCCGATAAAAACTTCTTTAAATTTCGATTACGATTACCAATATATGGTGAATGAAATTGTGTCGCAAATCAAAAAATTCTGCGAGGAAGAAGGTGTTGAAGAACCCAATATCTATACCGAATTTGGTAGTTTTACGGTGGGTGAAAGTGGTGGTCACTTGTACAAAATTATTTCCCAAAAACGCCAAAACGACCGAGAAAAATGGAACATGATTGATTCCTCATTCATGACGACTTTACCCGATACTTGGGCGATTTCCCGACACTTCATCATGCTTCCATTGAATCGATGGGACGATACTTATGAAAGAGTTTTCTTGGGTGGATTAACTTGCGATTCCGACGATTATTATAATTCTGAACAACACACGAACGCCATTTATCTTCCTGTTTTTAGCGACACAAAACCTTTGTACATCGGATTTTTCCACACAGGAGCTTATCAGGAAACCATCGGTGGTTACGGCGGAGTTCATCACTGTTTGATGCCGCAACCGAAACATATTCTCATCGACAAAGATGAAGATGGAAATTTTGTGTACACCCTTTTCCGAGAGGAACAGAAACCGGAAGAGGTTTTGAAATTGTTGGGATATTAG
- a CDS encoding serine hydrolase domain-containing protein has product MKTKFFFLLLLTYFLVIPAQEITGSWKGELEIQGAKLPLIVHFSKNDSVYKGTLDSPNQGATGIPMDKVEFNDKKVSFEIKSIGLQYNGTLKDKKVDGTFSQNGFSTNLSFDFYENKIPTKTVSSLGENIEPQLNKVNNFLDYLEKNNMEAGGISIFKNGKEVLKRTFGQKNLPDYNTENHLFQIGSITKTFTSVMLHQLEKEGKLKLSDKLSTYFPDLPNSEKISLTQLLNHTSGMADYVKKEEDYFWLIHPATEKQIMDNMKSQKLLFKPGISYSYSNSGYYLLTKILEQVSKKSFASNLEKRILKPLKLKNIYSVSHNPNGVYPSFSFENGWNKVEDFDFKNVIGVGDIASEPTDLNIFITALFEGKILDKSTVESMKPAKDQKFGSGIATVPFYNKPFLGHSGGTYGTNSLMIFNAEDNIAISCSLNAKRITSNKFITGILSSLYGLEFEYPDFKNKEISAAELQKYVGEYVSKEIPLDLKFFVENGVLKAQATEQPSFPLDYKGNNEFTFDKIYVKVIFNPEKSTLIMEQNGLKYNYTKK; this is encoded by the coding sequence ATGAAAACCAAATTCTTTTTCCTTCTACTTTTAACCTACTTTTTAGTAATTCCCGCTCAAGAAATTACAGGTTCTTGGAAAGGTGAACTCGAAATTCAAGGTGCAAAACTTCCGCTGATTGTTCATTTCTCAAAAAATGATTCAGTTTATAAAGGAACATTGGACAGTCCGAATCAAGGCGCAACAGGAATTCCGATGGATAAAGTAGAATTTAATGACAAGAAAGTTTCATTTGAAATAAAAAGTATTGGGTTGCAGTACAATGGAACTTTAAAGGATAAAAAAGTCGATGGAACTTTTTCGCAAAACGGTTTCAGCACCAATTTAAGTTTCGATTTTTATGAAAATAAAATACCAACAAAAACAGTTTCTTCTCTCGGTGAAAATATTGAACCTCAACTGAACAAAGTCAATAATTTTCTCGACTACCTTGAGAAAAATAATATGGAAGCAGGTGGAATTTCGATTTTTAAAAACGGAAAGGAAGTTTTGAAAAGAACTTTCGGACAAAAAAATCTTCCTGATTATAACACCGAAAATCACCTCTTTCAAATTGGTTCCATTACCAAGACTTTCACTTCGGTAATGCTGCATCAACTTGAGAAAGAGGGAAAACTAAAACTTTCGGATAAACTTTCCACATATTTTCCCGACCTACCAAATTCCGAAAAAATTAGTCTTACTCAATTGCTGAATCACACTTCAGGAATGGCGGATTATGTGAAAAAAGAGGAAGACTATTTTTGGTTAATCCATCCTGCAACCGAAAAACAGATTATGGATAATATGAAATCCCAAAAATTGTTGTTTAAACCTGGAATATCTTATTCTTACTCGAATTCAGGATATTATTTGTTGACCAAAATATTGGAACAAGTCTCCAAAAAATCATTCGCTTCTAATTTGGAAAAGAGAATTTTAAAGCCTTTGAAATTAAAAAATATTTACAGCGTATCGCATAATCCGAACGGAGTATACCCATCTTTTTCGTTTGAAAATGGTTGGAATAAAGTGGAAGATTTTGATTTCAAAAACGTTATCGGAGTTGGAGATATTGCTTCTGAACCGACTGATTTAAACATCTTCATCACTGCACTTTTCGAAGGAAAAATTTTGGATAAATCAACCGTTGAAAGCATGAAACCAGCAAAAGACCAAAAATTCGGAAGCGGAATTGCAACCGTTCCTTTTTATAACAAACCCTTTCTCGGGCACAGTGGCGGAACTTACGGAACCAACTCTTTGATGATTTTCAATGCAGAAGATAATATCGCAATTTCCTGCTCCTTAAATGCGAAAAGAATTACTTCCAACAAATTTATTACAGGAATTTTGAGTTCACTTTACGGTCTGGAATTCGAGTATCCCGATTTTAAAAACAAGGAAATTTCAGCAGCCGAACTTCAGAAATATGTGGGTGAATACGTGTCAAAGGAAATTCCGCTTGATTTGAAATTCTTTGTTGAAAATGGAGTTTTGAAAGCACAAGCAACGGAACAACCTTCATTTCCGCTTGATTACAAAGGAAATAATGAATTCACTTTCGATAAAATTTATGTGAAAGTTATTTTCAATCCTGAAAAATCCACCTTAATAATGGAACAAAACGGGTTGAAATATAATTACACAAAAAAGTAA
- a CDS encoding PH domain-containing protein yields MKKIPVKYGIDTFIIILLPFLFIISESIPNEKFSGILVSFAVLAFVCWVIFGIQYFVDGQLLIIKNSFFGKTKIDINEITKVEKTSNMLSSPAPSLTGRIEIYYGNKSIVISPNFFEEFKNELLRINPNINF; encoded by the coding sequence ATGAAAAAAATTCCTGTAAAATACGGCATAGACACATTTATAATTATTTTGCTGCCCTTTTTGTTTATCATTTCTGAAAGCATTCCGAATGAAAAATTTTCGGGGATTTTAGTTTCTTTCGCAGTTTTAGCGTTTGTTTGTTGGGTGATTTTTGGAATTCAGTATTTTGTGGATGGACAACTTTTAATCATCAAAAACAGTTTTTTTGGGAAAACGAAAATTGATATTAATGAAATCACCAAAGTTGAAAAAACTTCAAATATGCTTTCATCTCCCGCTCCGTCGCTTACAGGGAGAATTGAAATTTATTACGGAAACAAAAGCATCGTGATTTCTCCAAATTTTTTTGAGGAATTTAAAAATGAGTTACTGCGAATAAATCCTAATATTAATTTTTAA